A DNA window from Brenneria izadpanahii contains the following coding sequences:
- the cheA gene encoding chemotaxis protein CheA, whose product MSAFYQTFFDEADELLADMEQHLLLLDPQAPDTEQMNAIFRAAHSIKGGAGTFGFTVLQETTHLLENLLDGARRGEMRLSTDIINLFLETKDIMQDQLDAYKTAQEPNAESFEYICQALRQLALESQAESAAPQTATATTAENKPAVTEAPAAGLGQGEMRIALTGLKPQEIPQMLEELGNLGTVKDPHQTDKSLEVTLETSASEDDISAVLCFVLEPEQINFHPAATSGQAEKTEAEAKPTEQAAPAVQAAPATPAPAAPAVKPHPAPSAAKHKTGDTSIRVAVEKVDQLINLVGELVITQSMLAQRSSELDPVAHGDLLNSMGQLERNARDLQESVMSIRMMPMEYVFSRFPRLVRDLAAKLDKKVELTLLGSSTELDKSLIERIIDPLTHLVRNSLDHGIESPEKRIAAGKSEVGNLTLSAEHQGGNICIEVIDDGAGLNRERILAKAISQGLAVSDNMSDEEIGMLIFAPGFSTAEKVTDVSGRGVGMDVVKRNIQEMGGHVEIYFQAGKGTTIRILLPLTLAILDGMSVKVSNEVFILPLNAVMESLQPQAEDIYPLAGGERVLQVRGEYLPLVELFHIFDVDGAKTDPTQGIVVILQSAGRRYALLVDQLIGQHQVVVKNLESNYRKVPGVSAATILGDGSVALIVDVSALQALNREKRVVETAA is encoded by the coding sequence ATGAGTGCTTTCTATCAAACATTCTTTGATGAAGCAGATGAATTACTGGCGGATATGGAACAGCATTTATTGCTGCTCGATCCCCAAGCACCCGATACCGAACAAATGAATGCCATTTTCCGGGCAGCGCACTCGATAAAAGGGGGCGCAGGGACATTTGGCTTTACTGTCTTACAGGAAACAACGCATCTTTTAGAAAATCTACTAGATGGTGCAAGACGTGGTGAAATGCGCCTTAGCACTGACATCATCAACCTGTTTTTGGAAACTAAAGACATTATGCAGGATCAGTTGGACGCCTATAAAACTGCGCAGGAGCCCAATGCCGAGAGTTTTGAATATATCTGTCAGGCTCTGCGCCAACTGGCGCTGGAGTCTCAGGCGGAAAGTGCGGCACCCCAAACGGCTACTGCAACAACAGCTGAGAATAAACCGGCTGTGACTGAAGCGCCTGCGGCGGGATTAGGGCAAGGGGAGATGCGTATCGCACTGACCGGCCTTAAACCGCAGGAAATTCCTCAAATGCTGGAAGAGCTCGGCAACCTGGGGACGGTGAAAGATCCTCATCAGACGGATAAGAGTCTGGAAGTGACTTTAGAAACCTCCGCCAGCGAAGACGATATCAGCGCGGTTTTGTGTTTCGTGTTGGAGCCGGAGCAAATCAATTTTCATCCGGCGGCAACGTCCGGCCAGGCTGAAAAGACGGAAGCTGAAGCGAAACCTACCGAGCAGGCCGCGCCGGCCGTACAAGCCGCGCCTGCAACACCGGCCCCGGCGGCTCCCGCCGTCAAGCCGCATCCCGCACCCAGCGCCGCTAAACACAAAACGGGCGACACCAGCATTCGTGTCGCGGTGGAAAAGGTGGATCAGTTGATCAACCTGGTGGGGGAACTGGTGATTACCCAGTCCATGCTGGCTCAGCGTTCCAGCGAACTTGATCCCGTCGCCCATGGCGATTTGCTCAATAGCATGGGGCAGTTGGAGCGCAACGCCCGTGATTTGCAAGAATCCGTGATGTCCATCCGTATGATGCCGATGGAATATGTTTTCAGCCGTTTCCCGCGTCTGGTGCGCGATCTGGCCGCCAAGCTGGATAAAAAGGTGGAGCTGACATTATTGGGCAGTTCCACCGAGTTGGATAAGAGTCTGATCGAACGCATTATCGACCCGCTTACCCACCTGGTGCGCAATAGCCTTGATCATGGCATCGAATCGCCGGAGAAACGCATCGCGGCGGGTAAATCGGAAGTCGGTAATCTGACGCTGTCTGCCGAACATCAGGGCGGCAACATCTGTATTGAAGTTATTGATGATGGCGCCGGGCTTAACCGCGAGAGAATTTTGGCGAAAGCGATTTCTCAGGGCTTAGCGGTAAGCGACAACATGTCTGATGAGGAAATCGGCATGTTGATCTTCGCGCCAGGTTTCTCTACCGCGGAGAAAGTGACCGATGTTTCCGGCCGGGGCGTCGGCATGGATGTGGTGAAACGAAATATTCAGGAAATGGGCGGCCACGTCGAAATCTATTTCCAGGCAGGAAAAGGCACGACGATCCGAATTCTGCTGCCATTGACCCTGGCCATCCTTGATGGCATGTCGGTGAAGGTTAGCAACGAAGTCTTTATCCTGCCGCTTAACGCCGTGATGGAATCGCTACAACCGCAGGCTGAAGATATATATCCTCTGGCCGGCGGAGAGCGTGTTTTGCAAGTGCGCGGCGAGTATCTGCCTTTGGTCGAACTGTTCCATATCTTTGATGTGGATGGAGCGAAAACCGATCCGACCCAGGGCATTGTCGTGATATTGCAAAGCGCAGGGCGTCGTTATGCGCTGTTGGTGGATCAATTAATCGGGCAGCATCAGGTTGTCGTTAAGAATCTGGAAAGTAATTATCGCAAGGTGCCAGGGGTTTCCGCCGCTACGATTTTGGGGGACGGTAGCGTTGCGCTGATTGTGGATGTTTCAGCGTTGCAGGCGCTTAATCGTGAAAAACGTGTGGTTGAAACCGCAGCTTAA